The sequence below is a genomic window from Cedecea neteri.
AAAGCAATATCTGGAACATTTCCCGGACCGCGTTTGCATGGTGGCGCTGACCCTGGCGCAGGGAGATGAGTCGCTTGCCACACGCCTGATGGAAGAGATGCTCAGCGGCCGTTTCCAGCCCGCCACGCCAACGTTCCTCAACTGCGGCAAGAAGCAGCGGGGCGAGCTGGTTTCCTGCTTCCTGCTGCGGATTGAGGACAATATGGAGTCGATTGGCCGCGCGGTTAACTCGGCGCTTCAGCTGTCCAAACGCGGCGGTGGCGTCGCCTTCCTGCTTTCCAACCTGCGTGAAGCCGGGGCGCCCATCAAACGCATTGAGAACCAGTCTTCAGGGGTGATCCCGGTAATGAAGATGCTGGAAGACGCTTTTTCCTACGCCAACCAGCTTGGCGCACGCCAGGGCGCGGGGGCGGTTTACCTTAACGCGCACCACCCGGATATCCTGCGCTTCCTCGATACCAAGCGGGAAAATGCCGACGAGAAGATCCGCATTAAAACGCTGTCGCTCGGGGTAACTATCCCGGACATTACCTTCCAGCTCGCCAAAACCAATCAGCAGATGGCGCTGTTTTCGCCTTACGATGTGGAGAGAATCTACGGCAAGCCGTTTGGCGACATCAGCGTCAACGATCTTTATCAGCAAATGGTGGATGACGATCGCATTCGCAAAAGCTGGATCAACGCCCGCGACTTCTTCCAGACGCTGGCGGAGATCCAGTTTGAGTCCGGCTACCCGTACATCATGTTTGAAGACACGGTTAACCGCGTCAACCCGATTGCCGGGCGCATTAACATGAGCAATCTCTGCTCGGAAATTTTGCAGGTAAACAGCGCCTCGACCTACGATGAAAACCTGGATTACGCGCAGACGGGCAAAGACATTTCCTGCAACCTTGGCTCGCTGAACATCGCCCATACCATGGATTCTGCAGATTTTGGCCGCACCGTGGAGACCGCCATTCGCGGCCTGACGGCGGTGTCTGATATGAGCCATATTCGCTCAGTGCCATCGGTCGAAGCCGGAAATGCCGCCTCCCACGCCATTGGCCTCGGGCAAATGAACCTGCACGGCTACCTGGCGCGCGAGGGCATTGCCTACGGCTCAGCGGAAGGCCTGGATTTCACCAATATCTATTTCTACACCATCACCTGGCACGCGCTTCGCGCTTCCAATGCTTTAGCCCGTGAACGGCAGCAGCGTTTTGCCGGTTTTGAGCAATCCCGCTACGCCAGCGGCGAATACTTCCGCCAGTACCTCGAGCAAACATGGGAGCCAAAAACGGAGAAAGTCCGGGGGCTGTTTGCCAAAGCGGGGATTGCGATTCCAACCCGCGAACAGTGGCAACAGCTATGCGACGATGTACGCGAACACGGCCTGTATAACCAAAATTTGCAAGCTATCCCACCGACGGGATCGATCTCTTACATCAATCACGCGACTTCGAGCATTCACCCGATTGTCTCCCGGATTGAGATTCGCAAAGAGGGCAAAACCGGGCGTGTGTACTACCCTGCCCCGTTCATGACCAACGACAATCTTGAGTTTTACCAGGACGCCTACGACATCGGCCCGGAAAAGATCATCGACACCTACGCCGAGGCCACCCGACACGTTGACCAGGGGCTTTCGCTGACGCTGTTCTTCCGCGATACCGCCACCACCCGCGACATTAATAAAGCGCAGATTTATGCCTGGAAGAAAGGCATTAAAACGCTCTACTACATTCGTCTGCGGCAGCTGGCGCTGGAAGGCACCGAGGTGCAGGGCTGCGTGTCCTGCGCGCTATAACGCGAAAGCACAAGGAAAGAAAATGACGCAACTGACGCGCGTAAGCGCCATCAACTGGAACAAAATCGAGGACGATAAAGACCTCGAGGTCTGGAACCGCCTGACCAGTAACTTCTGGCTGCCGGAGAAGGTGCCGCTCTCTAATGACATTCCGGCCTGGCAATCGCTCAGCGAGCAGGAGCAGCAGCTCGTTATCCGCGTGTTTACCGGGCTGACGCTGCTGGACACGATTCAGAATACCGTGGGCGCCCCGGCGCTGATGGCCGATTCGCTGACGCCACACGAAGAGGCAGTGATGTCGAATATCAGCTTTATGGAAGCGGTACACGCCCGTTCCTACAGCTCGATATTTTCCACGCTCTGCCAGACCAAAGACGTGGACGCCGCCTACGACTGGAGCGAGCAGAACGAAGCCTTGCAGCGTAAAGCCTCGATTATTCTGGGCCATTATCGGGACAACGACCCGTTGAAGAAGAAAATTGCCAGCGTGTTCCTTGAGTCCTTCCTGTTTTACTCTGGCTTCTGGCTGCCGATGTATTACTCCAGCCGCGGCAAGCTCACCAACACCGCCGATCTCATCCGGCTGATCATCCGCGACGAGGCGGTGCACGGCTATTACATCGGCTACAAGTACCAGAAAGCGCTGGTGCAGCAGAGCCCCGAACGCCAGACCGAGCTGCAAAACTTTGCCCTCGATCTGCTGATGGATCTCTACGATAACGAGCTGGCGTACAGCGAAACGCTTTACCGTGAACTGGGCTGGGAAGACGAGGTGAAGGCGTTTCTGAGCTACAACGCCAATAAAGCACTGATGAACCTGGGCTACCAGGCGCTGTTTCCGGCGGAGATGGCGGACGTTAACCCGGCCATTCTCGCCGCGCTGTCTCCCAATGCCGACGAGAACCACGATTTCTTCTCCGGCTCAGGCTCCTCCTACGTGATGGGCAAGGCGGTGGAAACCGAGGACGAGGACTGGGATTTCTAGTAATCTGGCCGCTGAGCATTTTGCGAGGTGGCCTATGTCGTTATTTCGTTGTTCTGTTTTGGCGCTGCTTTGCGGCTGCGCACCGTTAGCCTTTGGCGCCCCGCTGCTGCTGGACACGGCACAGCTGGCGCACAGTAAGCAAGAGATTAGCCAGCAAAATCCCGATCTCATGCCCGCCTGGCAAGCCCTCAAGCATAAAGCCGACCAGGCGCTGATTCATCCGCTCTACAGCATCACCCAAAAAAGCCCCGGTGCGCCGGCAGGCGATCCCCACGACTATTACAGCTTTTCTGACTACTGGTGGCCCGATCCTAAAAGCCCCGATGGCCTGCCGTGGGTGCGAAAAGATGGCCAGATCAACCCCGCCGCCGTCGGCAAACAAAGTGACAAAGCCCGCCTGAACAGCATGACGGATGACGTATGGAATCTGGCGCTGGCCTGGCAACTTTCCGGCAAAGATGCCTACGCGGATAAAGCCCGCCAGCAGCTGGTGAACTGGTTTATCACGCCGGAAACCCGTATGACGCCGAATCTAGCTCACGCCCAAACCATTCCCGGGCGAAAAGGCGTGCGCGGCACTGGTATTCTCGATGGACGCGGCTTTGTGCGGCTGATCGACGCCATTGAACTGCTGCACGACGGCGGCAAACTGGACGATAAAACCTGGCGCTCGCTGAGGCAGTGGTATCGGGATTATTATCAATGGCTGACCACCAGCGAAAACGGCCAAAAAGAGGCTGCGGCTGAAAATAACCACGGCACCTGGTACGACGTTCAGGCCGCCGCGATTGCCCTGTGGCTGGGGGATAAGGACGCGGCCAAACAGCGTTTGATTTCTGCCACCCAGCGCATTCCGGTGCAGTTTGACGCCAAAGGCGTGCCGGTGACCGAAATTGAGCGCACCAGATCCTGGCATTACAGCAACTTTATTCTGGATGCCTGGAACCCGTTAGGGCTGTTGGGTGAAAAAGTTGGGGTCAATGTCTGGCAGGCCAAAAGTGGTGAACACAGCCTGGAAAATGGCTACCTGTATATCGCCCAGTTTGTCGATAGCCAAACCCCGTGGCCCTGGCCCAATATAGAGCCCTTCAAGCCTGATGAAGCCCTGGAGAATATTGTTACCGCCGCACATGCCTGGCGGGAAAATAATACATTTACAGATAAAGCCAAATGGCTGCTGAACCGGAATAAAACTGCCGTTATTAATTTAATTTCTCAGCCGTAATACACCTGTCATTTCAGCCTGAATCACTCAGATTCAGGCCGAATATTCACCTCGTTGACAAAAAATATTCCACCACATTTATTCCCTCTCAGCCCAGAGCTCATGGGAAATTTCACCCACATTCATCGCGCGGATATTTTGATATCACAGAATCGAGGGTTGCCTCAGATTCTTAGTATGTTAGGGTATATACCGGTCAATATTTCCATCAGGAATCATCTATAAATAAATCAAATACAGGAAGCCGTTTATTGCATGGCAATTAAATTAGAAGTAAAAAATTTATATAAAGTATTTGGCGAGCATCCGCAGCGCGCATTCAAATACATTGAGAAGGGCATTTCCAAGAGTGAATTACTGGAAAAAACGGGTCTGTCGCTTGGCGTAAAAGACGCCAGTCTGGCCATTGAAGAAGGCGAGATTTTTGTCATCATGGGGTTGTCCGGCTCAGGAAAATCCACCATGGTTCGCCTTCTCAATCGCCTGATTGAACCCACCCGTGGACAGGTGCTGATTGACGGCATTGATATTGCCAAAATATCAGACTCAGAACTCCGCGAGGTGCGCAAAAAAAAGATCGCAATGGTCTTCCAGTCCTTTGCTTTAATGCCGCATATGACGGTATTAAATAATGCCGCTTTCGGTATGGAACTTGCGGGAATTTCGGTCAAAGAACGGCATGAAAAAGCGCTGGATGCGCTGCGTCAGGTCGGGCTTGAGAATTATGCCCATGCTTACCCCGATGAATTGTCCGGCGGAATGCGTCAGCGCGTAGGTTTAGCCCGTGCGCTGGCCATTAATCCAGACATATTACTTATGGATGAAGCCTTCTCCGCGCTCGACCCTTTAATTCGAACCGAAATGCAGGACGAATTAATTAAGCTGCAGGCAAAACATCAGCGCACCATCGTGTTTATTTCCCACGATCTCGACGAAGCCATGCGTATTGGCGATCGCATTGCCATTATGCAGGGCGGTGAAGTGGTGCAGGTCGGCACGCCGGATGAAATCCTTAACAATCCGGCGAACGATTACGTGCGCACCTTCTTCCGCGGCGTGGACATCAGCCAGGTCTTTAGCGCCAAAGATATCGCCCGCCGTAGTCCGGCTGGGTTACTGCGTAAAACCAGCGGTTTTGGCCCTCGTTCGGCGTTGAAACTGCTGCAGGATGACGACCGCGAATATGGATATGTCATTGAGCGCGGACAAAAATTCCTTGGCATCGTCTCCACCGATTCGCTAAAAGCGGCGCTGGCGGCGGGCGAAGGTCTGGACCATGCGTTCCTGGCTTCCCCGGAGGCGGTTTCCGCCGAAACCTCGCTGAGCGATCTGCTCTCTCATGTCGGCCAGGCTCCGTGCGCGGTGCCGGTGGTCAGTGAAGAGGGGCAGTACGTGGGCATCATCTCAAAAGGGGTGCTGCTGCAGGCATTAGATCGTGAGGGGGCAAGTCAATGAGTGACGCAAATAATCCGTGGGATACCGGCAGCGCGGCAACAGACGCCGCAACCAGTCAGGCAGCAGGGTCTGCAGACGCATGGGGCGCTCCGGCGTCGGATGCGGCCACCAGCGGAGGCGCTGACTGGCTGAATTCAGCCCCGGCAGCCGCGCCTGAGCATTTCAATATTCTGGATCCGTTCCACAAAACGCTGATCCCTCTCGACAGCTGGGTGACGGAGGGGATCGACTGGGTGGTGACCCATTTCCGCCCGGTGTTCCAGGGCATTCGCGTGCCGGTGGATTATATTCTCAGCGGCTTCCAGCAGCTGCTTTTGGGGATGCCCGCCCCGGTCGCGATTATCGTCTTTGCGCTGATTGCCTGGCAGATGTCCAGCCTCGGCATGGGCGTCGCCACGCTGATCTCGCTGGTCGCCATTGGGGCGATTGGTGCCTGGTCGCAGGCGATGGTCACCCTGGCGCTGGTGCTGACGGCCCTGCTGTTTTGTATGGTGCTCGGTCTGCCTCTCGGGATTTGGCTGGCGCGCAGCGAACGTGCGGCGAAAATCGTTCGCCCATTGCTCGATGCCATGCAGACCACCCCGGCGTTTGTTTACCTGGTGCCTATCGTGATGCTGTTCGGCATCGGCAACGTGCCTGGCGTGGTGGTGACGATAATCTTTGCCCTGCCGCCTATCGTACGCCTGACTATCCTGGGCATTAAGCAGGTGCCGGAAGATTTGGTTGAAGCGGCGCGTTCATTCGGTGCCAGCCCGCGCCAGATGTTGTTCAAAGTGCAGCTCCCGCTGGCGACGCCAACCATTATGGCCGGCGTTAACCAGACGCTGATGCTGGCGCTGTCGATGGTGGTTATCGCGTCGATGATCGCCGTGGGCGGACTCGGCCAGATGGTGCTGCGCGGCATTGGCCGCCTCGATATGGGTCTGGCTACGGTCGGTGGCGTGGGGATCGTGATCCTCGCCATTATTCTCGACCGCCTGACTCAGTCCATTGGGCGCGACTCCCGCTCCCGTGGCAACCGCCGCTGGTATACCACCGGCCCGCTGGGTCTTGTGACCCGTCCCTTCATGAAATAAGCCTGGCGGCGGCTTCGGCCGCCCCTCGCGCCATCACCATTAAAAAGGAATAACGATGCGACACAACGCTATTTTAGCCACAGCTCTTGCGACACTCGTTACCACCAGCGCTTTTGCCGCGGACCTGCCGGGCAAAGGCATTACCGTTCAACCGGTACAGAGCACCATAGCCGAAGAAACCTTCCAGACGCTGCTGGTTAGCCGCGCGCTGGAGAAAATGGGCTACACCGTGAACAAGCCAAGTGAAGTCGACTATAACGTCGGCTACACCTCCATCGCTTCCGGCGACGCCACCTTCACCGCCGTTAACTGGCAGCCGCTGCATGATGATATGTACTCCGCGGCGGGCGGGAGCAAGAAATTCTACCGGGAAGGGACCTTCGTGACCGGCGCGGCTCAGGGCTACCTTATCGATAAAAAAACCGCCGACCAGTACCACATCACCAATATCGAGCAGCTTAAAGATCCGAAAATCGCCAAACTGTTCGACAGCAACGGCGATGGCAAAGCTGACATGATGGGCTGTACGCCAGGCTGGGGCTGCGAGGCGGTGATTAATCACCAGAATGAAGCCTATAAGCTGGCGAACACCGTGACCGTGAATCACGGCAACTACTCGGCGATGATGGCCGACACTATCGCGCGCTTCAAAGAAGGTAAGCCGGTGCTGTATTACACCTGGACGCCGTACTGGGTGAGCGATGTGCTGAAGCCGGGCAAAGACGTGGTATGGCTGCAGGTGCCGTTCTCTTCCCTGCCGGGCGAGCAGAAAGATATTGATACTAAACTGCCTAACGGGGCGAACTACGGCTTCCCGGTGAACACCATGCACATTGTGGCCAACAAGGCCTGGGCCGAGAAAAACCCACAGGCGGCGAAGCTGTTTGCCATCATGAAATTGCCGCTGGCGGATATCAATGCCCAGAATGCGATGATGCATAACGGTAAGTCTTCTGAGGCCGACATTAACGGCCACGTCGACGGCTGGATTAAGGCGCACCAGGCGCAGTTTGACGGCTGGGTGAAAGAGGCATTAGCGGCGAAATAAACAGCCCCTCACCCTAACCCTCTCCCCAAAGGGGAGAGGGAATAAACCGGCACACATATTTGCCTTCCTCCTTCTTTTCCCCTCTCCCTCTCAGGGAGAGGGCCGGGGTGAGGGTCAATAACCGCACGATCCGACACCCACCTTCGCTTCTGCTGTCATCATTTTTCGCTATTATTCAGACCTCTCTTTGGCAAGTTGAAGATAATAATGAAAAACAACACTCACGAACTCAGCCCGGCGCTGATCGTCCTGATGTCCGTCGCGACCGGCCTCGCGGTTGCCAGCAACTACTACGCGCAGCCGCTGCTCGATACCATCGCAAACGCCTTTTCGCTCTCGGTGAATCAGGCCGGTTTTATCGTTACCACTGCCCAGCTCGGCTATGCCGCAGGCCTGTTACTGCTGGTGCCGCTTGGCGACATGTTCGAGCGCCGGGGGCTGATCGTCTTTATGACGCTGCTGGCGGCAGGTGGGATGCTGATCACCGCCACCAGCCAGTCCCTGTGGATGATGATTCTGGGTACCGCGCTGACCGGGCTTTTCTCCGTGGTGGCGCAGATTCTTGTGCCGTTTGCCGCGACGCTCGCGGCACCGGAAAAGCGCGGGAAAGTGGTCGGGACTATCATGAGCGGGCTGCTGCTTGGGATCCTGCTGGCACGTACCGTGGCCGGTTTGTTGGCAAGCCTTGGCGGCTGGCGCACCGTTTATTGGGTTGCCAGCGTGTTGATGGCGCTGATGGCGCTGGCCCTGTGGCGCGGACTGCCGCAGGTGAAGCAGGACAGCCACCTCAACTACCCGCAGCTGCTGACCTCTATCTTCAGCCTGTTTATTAAAAATAGCCTGCTGCGCACCCGCGCCCTGCTGGGCTGCCTGACCTTTGCCAACTTCAGCATTCTCTGGACGTCGATGGCGTTCCTGCTGGCTTCCCCGCCGTTTAACTATTCCGAAGGGGTCATCGGTCTGTTCGGCCTTGCGGGAGCTGCTGGCGCACTCGGCGCTCGCCCCGCTGGCGGGCTGGTTGATAAAGGCAAAGGGCACCACACCACCACTATTGGCCTGCTGCTGCTGTTACTTTCCTGGGCAGCGATCGCTTTTGGTCAGTTCTCTGCCATCGCCCTGATTGTGGGTATTCTGGTGCTGGATCTCACCGTCCAGGGTGTCCACATCACCAACCAGAGCCTGATCTATCGCATGATGCCGGAAGCCCGTAACCGACTGACCGCCGGGTACATGACCAGCTACTTCATTGGCGGCGCGGCGGGGTCTCTAATTTCAGCGAGCGCTTACCAACATGCTGGCTGGAACGGGGTGTGTATTGCTGGCGCCAGCGTCGCCCTACTAAATTTGGTAGTGTGGTGGCGCGGATACCAGCGGCAGGCCGATTAGCGCGATATCGTCGCTTCCCGTAAGGGAAATTGAAGATGTAATGGCGGGGACAGTCTGTTAAGGTTGTCCCCGTTTACTAATTCGAGTGACATTAACGCAGGTTATTTATTAACACCCTATATGGATAGACCCGCAACTGTTTCAGCCGACAACCGCCACGGGGCGGAATTGTTCTTCAGTCTGAAAGCAGCGTTTCCATTGCCATTTCTCCTGTCCTCAAGGCACAAAGCCTCCGGCTTCGCTGCCGTTAAACGCCGTTATACCACTCGAAACCCATTTTCTCTCCCCACGCTGCTTAGCGCTCTGGGCTACGGCTTAGCGTGGTTTACGCCGATGGTGGCAACAACCAAACGTATATAAACGTATACAAACGCATATAAACGTATAAATAATGCATTTACTTTATTTGTCACCATCGTTACTATATCGGCTGCAACTAATGAGGTTATGCCAAAATGGATAGTTCGTTCACGCCCATAGAACAAATGCTGAAGTTCCGCGCCAAACGTTATCAGGAGTTCCCGTACCAGGAAGTTCTGTTGACGCGTCTTTGTATGCACATGCAGGGTAAACTGCTGGAAAACCGCAATAAGATGCTGAAGGCGCAGGGGATCAACGAGACCTTATTCATGGCACTCATTACCCTTGAGTCCCAGGAAAACCATAGCATCCAGCCTTCTGAACTGAGCTGCGCGCTGGGTTCATCCCGCACTAACGCCACGCGTATTGCCGATGAGCTGGAAAAACGCGGCTGGATTGAGCGCCGTGAAAGCGACAACGACCGCCGCTGCCTGCATCTGCATTTGACCGAAAAAGGTCACGAATTCCTGCGTCAGGTACTGCCACCGCAGCATAACTGCCTGCATCAACTGTGGTCCGCTCTGGATGCTGACGAAAAAACACAGCTGGAAACAATCACCCGTAAGCTGCTCAACCGCCTCGACCAGATGGAAGAGGACAAAGTGATCCTTGAAGCTCTGAGCTAAGCTTTCACCGTCTGTACGTCTGACAACAATCCGATTTCAAAACTACTTTCAGGCCAGCAATCTCCTTGCTGGCCTGTCAGGTCTAACAGGTCGGCTCAGCTGACCGGAAATAATAATAACCAGGTGGAGATTAGCATGAGCGCAAATGCGGAGACTCAAGCCCCGCAGCAACCGGCTAACAAGAAGGGGAAGCGTAAAAGCGCCCTGATCTTGTTGACCTTGCTCTTTGTCATTATTGCTGTGGCATATGGAATCTATTGGTTTTTGGTGCTGCGTCACTATGAAGAGACCGATGATGCTTATGTGGCAGGAAATCAGGTGCAGATCATGGCCCAGGTTTCCGGTAGCGTCACCAAAGTCTGGGCGGACAATACCGATTATGTGAAACAGGGTGACGTGCTGGTCAGCCTCGACCGCGCCGACGCAGAACAGGCGTTCGAGAAGGCCAAAACCCAACTGGCCTCCAGCGTGCGGCAGACTCGCCAGCTGATGATCAACAGCAAGCAGTATCAGGCCAATATCGAACTGCAGAAAACGGCTCTGGCACAGGCGCAAAGCGACCTGAACCGCCGTATTCCGCTGGGCAGTGCCAATCTGATTGGCCGCGAAGAACTGCAGCACGCCCGTGATGCGGTCACCAGCGCTCAGGCTCAGTTGGATGTGGCCGTGCAGCAATACAACGCCAACCAGGCCATGATTCTCGGTACCAAACTGGAAGAGCAGCCTGCGGTTCAACAGGCGGCGACCGAAGTGCGTAACAGCTGGATGGCGCTGCAGCGCACCACTATCGTTAGCCCAATGACCGGCTATGTTTCCCGCCGTGCCGTGCAGGTTGGCGCCCAAATTAGCCCGTCCACGGCGCTGATGGCTATCGTGCCTGCAAGCGGTATGTGGGTTGACGCTAACTTTAAAGAAACTCAGCTGGCGCATATGCGCATTGGCCAGACAGCCACCATCGTCAGCGATATCTACGGTGATGACGTGAAGTACACCGGGAAAGTTGTCGGCCTGGATATGGGCACCGGCAGCGCCTTCTCGCTGCTGCCAGCGCAGAACGCCACCGGGAACTGGATCAAAGTGGTTCAGCGCCTGCCGGTTCGTATCGAGCTGGATGCCAAACAGGTTGAACAACATCCGCTGCGTATCGGCCTGTCCACGCTGGTAAACGTGGATACCAGCAACCGCGACGGGAGCGTACTGTCATCTCAGACCCGCACCACGCCGGTTTACGAGAGTAACGCGCGTGAGCTGAATCTAACGCCGGCTAACCAGCTTATTGACCAGATTATTCAGGCCAATGCGGGTTAATAAAGCGGAGGGTGTATGGCACAACAAAAACCGCTAGAAGGCGCCCAGCTGGTCATTATGACCATCGCCCTGTCGCTGGCGACCTTTATGCAGGTGCTGGACTCCACCATCGCTAACGTGGCTATCCCGACGATTGCCGGTAACCTTGGCTCATCTCTGAGCCAGGGCACGTGGGTTATCACCTCGTTTGGGGTGGCGAACGCCATCTCCATCCCAATCACCGGCTGGCTGGCAAAACGCTTCGGGGAAGTGAGGCTGTTCCTGTGGTCGACCGTGCTGTTTGCTATCGCCTCCTGGGCGTGCGGCATGTCGAACAGCCTGACGATGCTGATCTTCTTCCGCGTTATCCAGGGGATCGTTGCCGGGCCGCTGATTCCGCTGTCGCAGAGCCTGCTGCTGAGCAACTATCCGCCCGCCAAGCGCAGCATTGCGCTGGCACTGTGGTCGATGACGGTGATCGTGGCGCCTATTTGCGGCCCGATTCTGGGCGGCTATATCAGCGACAACTATCACTGGGGCTGGATCTTCTTCATCAACGTGCCGATTGGTATCGTCGTGGTGCTGATGAGCCTGCAGGCCCTGCGAGGCCGCGAAACCCGAACCGAGCAGCGCCGTATTGACGGCGTGGGGCTTGCCTTGCTGGTACTTGGGATCGGTAGCCTGCAGATCATGCTCGACCGGGGTAAAGAGCTGGACTGGTTTAACTCGACGGAAATCATCGTATTGACGGTGATTGCGGTGGTCACCATCAGCTTCCTGATTGTCTGGGAGCTGACCGACGATAACCCGATAGTCGATCTGTCGCTGTTTAAGTCGCGAAACTTTACCATCGGCTGTCTGTGTATCAGTCTCGCCTACATGCTCTACTTCGGCGCGATTGTGCTGCTGCCGCAGCTATTACAGGAAGTATATGGCTATACCGCGACCTGGGCCGGGCTTGCGTCCGCGCCGGTGGGGGTCATCCCGGTGCTGCTATCGCCAATTATCGGCCGCTTCGCGCACAAGCTCGATATGCGCCGCCTGGTGACCTTCAGCTTCATTATGTATGCGGTGTGCTTCTACTGGCGCGCATATACCTTTGAGCCGGGCATGGACTTCGCCGCGTCGGCCTGGCCGCAGTTTATTCAGGGCTTTGCGGTGGCGTGCTTCTTCATGCCGCTGACCACGATTACCCTGTCTGGCCTGCCGCCGGAGCGCCTTGCCGCGGCGTCGAGCCTGTCGAACTTTACCCGTACTCTGGCGGGTTCGATTGGGACGTCGATAACCACCACGCTGTGGACGAACCGCGAGTCGCTGCACCATGCGCAGCTGACGGAGTCTGTCACGCCGTATAACCCGAACTCGGTTGAAACCTACAACCAGCTGCAGGGTTTAGGCATGTCGCACCAGCAGGCTTCCGGCTACATCGCCCAGCAGATCACCAACCAGGGGCTGATCATCTCCGCCAACGAGATTTTCTGGTTCTCGGCAGGGGTGTTTATTCTGCTGCTTGGCCTGGTGTGGTTTGCCAAACCGCCTTTCGGGGCGGGCGGTGGCGGCGGTGGCGCGCACTGACATTTCTCACTAAAGGAGCCTTCGTTCCGGAGGCTCCTACTTCCCAACCTAAAATATCTCTCACCCTTCACGATTTATTATCAGTCAGAAAATTCTGACAGCAATCAGAGTGGAAACTCAATTGCCCTCTTTTTTTAAAAATCCTATCATCGCCGCAAACAACCACCCTCAAGTAATAAAAATAAAATCAATAAGTTACATAAATTTCATTAATGCACTTCAATTAGAAAACATTAGAACCCTTTAGCACCAAAACCGGGCAGGAAAATAGATTTTTACCAGGATGTAATCCCAGCATTAATATTGCTAACTAAGGAGATATCTATGTTTACCAAAGCCAAGAAAACGTTGGTCGCAGGCACTGTCGCTCTGGCATTTGGCCTGACGGCCACGGGCGCTATTGCCGCCGGGATGCCGCCGGCCCCCTCAGCGGCCAGCCTCGGTGCTGTAATAGTAGACCCCTACGGCAATGCCCCGCTGACGGCACTGATAGACATGGCCGGGCATAAAATTACTGATGTAAAGGTCACCATTCATGGCAAAGGAGACAAAGGGGTGCCGATCAGCTACAGCGTCGGCGCGCAGTCGCTAAAAAACTATGATGGCGTACCGATCTTCGGCCTGTATCAAAAGCATGAGAACAAGGTGACCGTCGAGTTTAAAGA
It includes:
- the nrdE gene encoding class 1b ribonucleoside-diphosphate reductase subunit alpha, whose amino-acid sequence is MATTEAVRLATESVDYHALNAMLNLYDKEGNIQFDKDKQAVESFFAQHVLPNTVSFPSLQAKLDYLVAEHYYDDAVLTRYSRPFILDLFDRAHGSGFQFQTFLGAWKYYTSYTLKTWDGKQYLEHFPDRVCMVALTLAQGDESLATRLMEEMLSGRFQPATPTFLNCGKKQRGELVSCFLLRIEDNMESIGRAVNSALQLSKRGGGVAFLLSNLREAGAPIKRIENQSSGVIPVMKMLEDAFSYANQLGARQGAGAVYLNAHHPDILRFLDTKRENADEKIRIKTLSLGVTIPDITFQLAKTNQQMALFSPYDVERIYGKPFGDISVNDLYQQMVDDDRIRKSWINARDFFQTLAEIQFESGYPYIMFEDTVNRVNPIAGRINMSNLCSEILQVNSASTYDENLDYAQTGKDISCNLGSLNIAHTMDSADFGRTVETAIRGLTAVSDMSHIRSVPSVEAGNAASHAIGLGQMNLHGYLAREGIAYGSAEGLDFTNIYFYTITWHALRASNALARERQQRFAGFEQSRYASGEYFRQYLEQTWEPKTEKVRGLFAKAGIAIPTREQWQQLCDDVREHGLYNQNLQAIPPTGSISYINHATSSIHPIVSRIEIRKEGKTGRVYYPAPFMTNDNLEFYQDAYDIGPEKIIDTYAEATRHVDQGLSLTLFFRDTATTRDINKAQIYAWKKGIKTLYYIRLRQLALEGTEVQGCVSCAL
- the nrdF gene encoding class 1b ribonucleoside-diphosphate reductase subunit beta; translated protein: MTQLTRVSAINWNKIEDDKDLEVWNRLTSNFWLPEKVPLSNDIPAWQSLSEQEQQLVIRVFTGLTLLDTIQNTVGAPALMADSLTPHEEAVMSNISFMEAVHARSYSSIFSTLCQTKDVDAAYDWSEQNEALQRKASIILGHYRDNDPLKKKIASVFLESFLFYSGFWLPMYYSSRGKLTNTADLIRLIIRDEAVHGYYIGYKYQKALVQQSPERQTELQNFALDLLMDLYDNELAYSETLYRELGWEDEVKAFLSYNANKALMNLGYQALFPAEMADVNPAILAALSPNADENHDFFSGSGSSYVMGKAVETEDEDWDF
- a CDS encoding alginate lyase family protein, encoding MSLFRCSVLALLCGCAPLAFGAPLLLDTAQLAHSKQEISQQNPDLMPAWQALKHKADQALIHPLYSITQKSPGAPAGDPHDYYSFSDYWWPDPKSPDGLPWVRKDGQINPAAVGKQSDKARLNSMTDDVWNLALAWQLSGKDAYADKARQQLVNWFITPETRMTPNLAHAQTIPGRKGVRGTGILDGRGFVRLIDAIELLHDGGKLDDKTWRSLRQWYRDYYQWLTTSENGQKEAAAENNHGTWYDVQAAAIALWLGDKDAAKQRLISATQRIPVQFDAKGVPVTEIERTRSWHYSNFILDAWNPLGLLGEKVGVNVWQAKSGEHSLENGYLYIAQFVDSQTPWPWPNIEPFKPDEALENIVTAAHAWRENNTFTDKAKWLLNRNKTAVINLISQP
- the proV gene encoding glycine betaine/L-proline ABC transporter ATP-binding protein ProV, giving the protein MAIKLEVKNLYKVFGEHPQRAFKYIEKGISKSELLEKTGLSLGVKDASLAIEEGEIFVIMGLSGSGKSTMVRLLNRLIEPTRGQVLIDGIDIAKISDSELREVRKKKIAMVFQSFALMPHMTVLNNAAFGMELAGISVKERHEKALDALRQVGLENYAHAYPDELSGGMRQRVGLARALAINPDILLMDEAFSALDPLIRTEMQDELIKLQAKHQRTIVFISHDLDEAMRIGDRIAIMQGGEVVQVGTPDEILNNPANDYVRTFFRGVDISQVFSAKDIARRSPAGLLRKTSGFGPRSALKLLQDDDREYGYVIERGQKFLGIVSTDSLKAALAAGEGLDHAFLASPEAVSAETSLSDLLSHVGQAPCAVPVVSEEGQYVGIISKGVLLQALDREGASQ
- the proW gene encoding glycine betaine/L-proline ABC transporter permease ProW, yielding MSDANNPWDTGSAATDAATSQAAGSADAWGAPASDAATSGGADWLNSAPAAAPEHFNILDPFHKTLIPLDSWVTEGIDWVVTHFRPVFQGIRVPVDYILSGFQQLLLGMPAPVAIIVFALIAWQMSSLGMGVATLISLVAIGAIGAWSQAMVTLALVLTALLFCMVLGLPLGIWLARSERAAKIVRPLLDAMQTTPAFVYLVPIVMLFGIGNVPGVVVTIIFALPPIVRLTILGIKQVPEDLVEAARSFGASPRQMLFKVQLPLATPTIMAGVNQTLMLALSMVVIASMIAVGGLGQMVLRGIGRLDMGLATVGGVGIVILAIILDRLTQSIGRDSRSRGNRRWYTTGPLGLVTRPFMK